A stretch of Flavobacteriales bacterium DNA encodes these proteins:
- a CDS encoding DUF4270 family protein produces MRFKGSGVVLFLLAVLAFAACKDPENIGLDVLPAGEQMPIAWIDTFTLEARTVYYDSVPTSSASYFLVGDFGDPIFGSVRSSVFFKYAPTQTDYDFSSAQEDSIFLNLTYAGYYGNADKLKGIMTFGVFELVNDLGDSTYYSTSNPTLGDQIGEITFRPDLYSKIIASGDTLAPGLRIRLDNSFAHRILYESNTSSSEAFWETFKGLAVKPVAASMPGFGSILYFDMTDRGSRLELYYHNSDNSRDSVICTITSGNGSGLHSRFEHDYSTEITSAISGTTVAGATNVYTQSMAGLRFKVRFPFIRELNNLGVIAINKAELVIPVDTDVDTDYDLPTTLSANGIKGGDTATYLIDYFEGPEYYGGILDETNNEYVFNVARYVQGLLNSPTQTDYGLFITNLGNAVNARRGVYNGPAHPDRPMKLRITYTIIE; encoded by the coding sequence GTTGGCCTTTGCCGCTTGTAAAGACCCAGAAAATATCGGCTTGGATGTACTCCCTGCTGGAGAACAGATGCCGATTGCTTGGATTGACACGTTCACCTTGGAGGCCAGAACCGTTTATTATGATTCTGTACCAACTTCTTCCGCATCTTATTTTTTGGTTGGTGATTTCGGGGACCCAATTTTCGGCTCCGTGCGGTCCTCTGTGTTTTTCAAATACGCGCCTACACAGACTGACTACGATTTCTCAAGCGCACAGGAAGATTCGATTTTTTTGAATCTGACCTATGCGGGTTATTACGGCAATGCCGACAAGTTGAAAGGTATCATGACCTTCGGTGTCTTTGAGCTTGTAAACGATTTGGGTGATTCAACATATTATTCAACTTCGAATCCGACCTTGGGTGATCAGATCGGAGAGATCACTTTCAGGCCAGATCTGTATTCAAAGATCATAGCATCTGGAGATACCCTTGCTCCTGGATTGAGAATTCGATTGGACAATTCGTTTGCGCACCGAATATTGTACGAGTCCAACACTTCATCCAGTGAAGCTTTTTGGGAAACATTCAAAGGATTGGCTGTCAAACCTGTTGCAGCAAGCATGCCTGGCTTCGGTTCAATTCTGTATTTTGACATGACCGATAGAGGATCGCGATTGGAACTTTATTACCACAATTCAGACAATTCAAGGGATTCGGTCATATGTACGATAACAAGTGGCAACGGTAGCGGGCTGCATTCGCGCTTCGAACATGATTATTCGACCGAAATAACTTCTGCCATTTCAGGGACTACGGTTGCTGGCGCAACGAATGTTTACACACAGTCCATGGCAGGTTTGAGATTCAAAGTACGATTCCCGTTCATCCGCGAACTGAACAATTTGGGAGTTATAGCTATCAATAAGGCCGAGTTGGTGATTCCCGTTGATACCGATGTGGACACGGATTATGACCTGCCGACCACACTTAGTGCGAATGGAATCAAGGGGGGAGATACGGCCACTTATTTGATTGATTATTTTGAAGGACCCGAATACTACGGTGGAATATTGGATGAAACCAATAACGAATATGTGTTCAATGTGGCACGCTATGTTCAGGGCTTGCTGAATTCACCCACACAAACAGATTACGGGCTTTTTATTACGAACTTAGGCAACGCGGTCAACGCCAGAAGAGGTGTTTACAATGGCCCTGCTCATCCCGACCGCCCGATGAAATTGAGAATCACCTACACGATAATTGAATAG